Proteins encoded by one window of Balneolaceae bacterium:
- a CDS encoding helix-turn-helix domain-containing protein produces MSKAGLKKREQMEVVSKKLYVKYMVSLRCKLILKEELKNLNIKYSISVHGAIIFHEAITEYRLNELNQNLQKSGLLLLDEPNSLLIDKIINTIIEVIHYSEELPKVNFSDVISDKLGSDNESILKIFSDVKGMSVMQFIILQKIERIKELLLYKELTLQEIAKKLYYKNEDLLIAQFKKHTGLTPAYFKKLRKERLNLSEGVRSS; encoded by the coding sequence ATGAGTAAAGCAGGTTTAAAGAAGCGTGAACAAATGGAAGTTGTGAGCAAAAAACTCTATGTGAAATATATGGTGAGCTTACGATGCAAGTTAATTCTGAAGGAAGAATTAAAAAATCTCAATATAAAATATTCCATTTCAGTGCACGGCGCTATCATTTTTCATGAAGCGATTACAGAATATCGGCTAAATGAATTGAATCAGAATTTGCAAAAATCCGGACTGCTATTGCTGGATGAACCGAATAGTTTACTGATTGATAAAATCATAAATACCATTATTGAAGTAATTCACTATTCCGAAGAGTTGCCAAAGGTGAATTTTTCAGATGTTATCAGTGATAAGCTTGGGTCTGATAATGAATCTATTTTAAAAATATTTTCGGATGTGAAAGGAATGTCTGTTATGCAATTTATAATCCTTCAGAAAATTGAACGCATTAAAGAGTTGTTACTTTATAAGGAGTTGACACTTCAGGAGATCGCCAAAAAACTTTATTACAAAAATGAAGATCTTCTGATTGCTCAATTCAAAAAACATACGGGCCTCACTCCAGCCTATTTTAAAAAGTTAAGAAAAGAACGTTTAAATCTTTCTGAGGGAGTTCGTTCTTCTTAA
- a CDS encoding M48 family metalloprotease, translating into MVKSILKNTFLVLIVGLLVSACSIQKSAITGDKRAYGYSWNQEKQIGKDADQEIQQFYGLYSNDALQKYVDKIGQEMLAVSHMQRADTPNQYRDTEFYFRLLDSPVVNAFALPGGYIYVTRGLLSHLDNEAQLAVVLGHEIGHVAARHASQRAFEQQIGQIALIGGAIAGQQFLGIPGGDILGMGSMAAQMLFLSYGREDERESDRLGVEYASMQRYKSAEGAQFFVSLERMSAQSGQSIPSWQSTHPDPAERATSIPQLAEEWRAKGYEQTVVNTDQYMGMLDNMIYGENPREGFTRNGTFYHPEMKFQFSYPDGWQVINQRSLVAVVNSDQNAVSIMRLDNESANAEASVNEFLNQEGITTTGKSSTTSRGLRAFRAEATGNTEDGTQLKFYLYSIEYDGMIYRFVNYTTLDNYGTYGPRFQQITNGFRELTDSGILSIQPVRLQSFKTTRSGTFRSFLPNNLESLTISVTHEDLAIMNQVGLDERIESGTWIKIPR; encoded by the coding sequence ATGGTGAAATCAATTTTAAAGAACACTTTTCTGGTACTTATTGTCGGCCTGTTGGTTTCTGCCTGCAGTATTCAAAAAAGTGCAATAACCGGAGACAAACGTGCATATGGCTATAGCTGGAATCAGGAAAAACAGATTGGCAAAGACGCCGATCAGGAGATTCAACAGTTTTACGGGTTATATAGTAATGATGCACTGCAGAAATATGTCGATAAAATAGGGCAGGAGATGCTGGCCGTAAGCCATATGCAGCGTGCCGATACACCAAATCAGTATAGGGATACGGAATTTTACTTCCGTCTTTTAGACAGCCCGGTCGTCAACGCTTTTGCCCTTCCTGGTGGATATATTTATGTAACCAGGGGCTTGTTATCTCATCTTGATAATGAAGCTCAGCTCGCCGTGGTTTTGGGACATGAGATCGGCCATGTGGCTGCACGCCACGCCTCCCAACGCGCTTTTGAGCAACAAATAGGACAAATCGCTTTGATCGGGGGAGCCATAGCCGGTCAACAATTTCTGGGAATTCCCGGAGGTGATATTCTTGGTATGGGCAGCATGGCGGCACAGATGTTGTTTTTAAGTTACGGCAGAGAAGACGAAAGGGAATCCGATCGTCTTGGGGTAGAATACGCCTCTATGCAGCGTTATAAATCGGCTGAAGGCGCGCAATTTTTCGTATCGCTGGAGCGAATGTCTGCCCAATCCGGGCAAAGTATTCCAAGCTGGCAATCAACACACCCCGATCCCGCTGAAAGGGCAACATCTATCCCCCAACTTGCAGAAGAGTGGAGAGCCAAAGGATATGAACAGACAGTTGTAAATACCGATCAGTACATGGGTATGCTTGATAACATGATCTATGGTGAAAATCCCCGCGAAGGATTTACACGAAACGGTACGTTCTATCACCCGGAAATGAAATTTCAATTCTCCTACCCGGACGGCTGGCAGGTCATCAACCAGCGGTCGCTTGTAGCCGTAGTCAATAGCGATCAGAACGCGGTTTCAATTATGAGGTTGGACAACGAATCGGCAAATGCAGAGGCCTCGGTTAACGAGTTTTTAAATCAAGAGGGTATTACCACAACAGGAAAATCGAGTACAACCAGCAGAGGACTTCGAGCATTCCGGGCAGAAGCCACCGGGAATACCGAAGATGGAACTCAACTCAAATTCTATCTCTATTCTATAGAGTACGATGGAATGATTTATCGGTTTGTGAACTACACCACGCTTGACAACTACGGAACCTACGGCCCTCGCTTTCAACAGATAACCAACGGCTTTAGAGAGCTGACTGATTCAGGCATTTTAAGTATTCAGCCGGTTCGCCTGCAATCCTTTAAAACCACCCGTTCAGGCACATTCCGGTCCTTCCTCCCTAACAATCTCGAAAGCCTTACCATATCCGTTACACACGAAGATCTTGCCATTATGAACCAGGTAGGCCTCGATGAGCGTATCGAAAGCGGTACGTGGATAAAGATCCCGAGATAG
- a CDS encoding alpha-amylase family glycosyl hydrolase: METSNGVMMQYFHWYTPADGALWKQLAENAKALAEAGITAVWLPPSYKGAAGGYDVGYGVYDLFDLGEFDQKGSVRTKYGTREEYLAGIKAAQEAGIQVYADVVFNHRLGADEAEEFKATPYNPENRKEPIRRIAGN, from the coding sequence ATGGAGACGTCTAACGGTGTGATGATGCAGTATTTCCACTGGTATACTCCTGCTGATGGAGCTTTGTGGAAACAATTGGCAGAAAATGCAAAAGCACTGGCTGAAGCCGGTATAACTGCTGTTTGGCTGCCGCCGTCCTATAAAGGTGCAGCGGGAGGATATGATGTAGGCTATGGAGTCTATGATCTCTTTGACCTGGGAGAATTCGATCAGAAAGGGTCCGTTCGAACGAAATACGGTACGCGCGAGGAGTACCTGGCAGGCATAAAGGCTGCACAAGAAGCAGGAATACAGGTGTACGCCGATGTTGTGTTTAATCACAGGCTTGGCGCTGATGAAGCTGAAGAGTTTAAAGCCACTCCATACAATCCCGAAAACAGAAAGGAACCCATCAGGAGAATTGCAGGAAATTAA
- a CDS encoding IS110 family transposase, which yields MRLVENHFLLIIESFIERTVCFMKNSNSLSIRKHAVGIDVSKDTLEVCSGKKTSSESMNFSTSRCFKNAREGFESLLSWARKQSDQNRPVWFVMEATGVYYEQLAYFLHKAGENVCVLVASRAAHYAKSLPIKSKTDAIDARILSRYGLERHPEMWKPASPRLRKIKALIREREQLQKQHTQLMNRLHAARKAWGHPQTSLERLSDHAKQIGRYLKQISTELDNLWQSNQQLAEPVSRIAGINGIGEQTVLDIIAETDGFALITNRNQLASYSGLDVVLDESGNRQGATKISKHGNAHLRKALYMPAMSAIQHNPALKLFYERLVEKHPNQKMIAVTAVMRKLLLLVYSLWKSGKEYDPEFHYQQIMVKP from the coding sequence ATGAGATTAGTAGAAAACCACTTCCTCTTAATCATCGAATCTTTCATTGAAAGAACTGTTTGTTTTATGAAAAACTCAAATTCATTATCCATTCGCAAACATGCTGTCGGAATTGATGTTTCCAAAGACACCCTGGAGGTCTGCTCTGGCAAGAAAACATCTTCAGAGTCCATGAACTTTAGCACATCTCGTTGCTTTAAAAATGCGCGTGAGGGTTTCGAATCGCTTTTATCCTGGGCCCGGAAGCAGTCTGATCAAAACCGACCTGTGTGGTTTGTCATGGAGGCCACCGGTGTGTATTATGAACAACTGGCTTATTTTTTACACAAGGCCGGGGAAAACGTCTGCGTTTTGGTCGCCAGTCGAGCTGCTCATTACGCAAAGAGTTTGCCTATCAAATCAAAAACCGATGCCATTGATGCTCGTATATTGAGCCGCTACGGGTTGGAACGACACCCTGAGATGTGGAAACCAGCCAGCCCGCGATTGCGTAAGATCAAAGCCTTGATCCGTGAACGAGAGCAGTTGCAAAAGCAGCATACACAACTGATGAATCGGTTACATGCCGCCCGCAAGGCATGGGGACATCCACAAACAAGCCTTGAACGGCTCTCCGACCACGCAAAACAGATCGGACGATATCTGAAACAGATATCCACTGAACTTGACAATCTTTGGCAATCCAATCAGCAGCTGGCCGAACCGGTGTCCCGTATTGCTGGGATTAATGGCATAGGCGAGCAAACCGTCTTAGATATTATTGCCGAGACGGACGGCTTCGCCCTCATTACAAATCGAAATCAACTGGCCAGTTATAGTGGCCTGGATGTGGTCCTGGATGAATCCGGTAATCGTCAGGGAGCTACCAAAATTTCTAAACACGGAAACGCCCATTTACGCAAGGCTTTATACATGCCTGCCATGAGTGCAATCCAGCATAACCCGGCGTTAAAACTCTTTTATGAACGATTGGTTGAGAAGCATCCGAATCAAAAAATGATTGCAGTAACGGCCGTCATGCGAAAACTGCTTTTGTTAGTTTATAGCCTGTGGAAAAGCGGTAAAGAATATGATCCGGAATTCCACTATCAGCAAATAATGGTAAAACCCTAA
- a CDS encoding fatty acid desaturase yields the protein MKNVEKVTFNNRTSREFSKTVKQRVDQYFQENELSKHANVQMVIKTVVMLSVYLGSYALIISGQFSLGTMWFLTFLMGVGTAGIGFSISHDALHGAYSSNKHINNALGYTFNLLGANGYMWKITHNIIHHTYTNIHGHDEDLEIAGFIRLSPHSEHKMIHRVQHILAFFAYSLAMVTWVFIKDYKNFLKTNIGPYNNKNHPLSEWIILFVTKGMYYAYILVLPMLLLDISWVHLLIGFLTTSVYSRCNYRDGLSACPCG from the coding sequence ATGAAAAATGTAGAAAAAGTCACCTTTAACAACCGCACAAGCCGGGAATTCAGTAAAACGGTAAAACAGCGGGTCGACCAATATTTCCAGGAGAACGAACTATCCAAACACGCCAACGTTCAGATGGTTATAAAGACCGTGGTGATGTTAAGTGTGTATCTTGGCTCCTATGCGCTCATTATCTCAGGGCAGTTTTCTCTCGGCACCATGTGGTTTTTAACATTTTTGATGGGAGTAGGAACGGCCGGTATCGGTTTTTCTATTTCGCACGATGCACTTCACGGCGCCTATTCATCAAACAAACATATAAATAACGCCCTGGGATATACATTCAATCTGCTGGGGGCTAACGGCTATATGTGGAAAATTACTCATAATATTATTCACCACACTTATACCAATATTCACGGCCACGATGAGGACCTGGAAATAGCGGGCTTTATCCGTCTTTCCCCTCACTCAGAGCATAAGATGATCCATCGTGTTCAGCACATTCTTGCTTTTTTTGCCTATAGCCTGGCCATGGTAACCTGGGTGTTCATCAAAGACTATAAAAATTTTCTGAAGACAAATATCGGCCCGTATAACAACAAAAATCACCCACTCAGCGAATGGATCATCCTGTTTGTAACCAAAGGAATGTACTATGCTTATATCCTGGTTCTGCCGATGCTACTGCTTGATATTAGCTGGGTTCATCTTCTAATTGGTTTTCTCACTACTTCAGTTTACAGCCGGTGTAATTATCGGGATGGTCTTTCAGCTTGCCCATGTGGTTGA
- a CDS encoding AI-2E family transporter, whose protein sequence is MENQIFTPPQSYPFWLKATLILFGLCMLVVVLNFGKFILMPLAFAAIISMLLNPVVEQFEAWKLGRVFSIILVLLLITVVFSGILTLVTVRAVEFSDNLPETTEKLKSTLAEGAVAVERFSGISQEKQTEYAKNAIESLFEAGGEFINSLAQATTGTVTFLAFMPIFIFFMLYYKAMYKTFLQKVFERSHKSDIDKILLRVQHVTQNYLVGLFTVLGIMAVLNSIGLLIVGLDFAIPFAIFASMMAIIPFVGAIIGALPAVLYSFLFYDTLLLPLLVTAVFAVVQLLESSYLTPRIVGSKVSINPFMAIIVLLLGAKVWGIAGIILSIPLIGIMRVGFSQVAELKPYGYLLGSIVDYNEYEESDKQEHEEANSEK, encoded by the coding sequence ATGGAAAACCAAATATTTACACCACCTCAGTCCTATCCATTCTGGTTGAAAGCAACTCTTATTCTGTTTGGACTCTGCATGTTGGTAGTTGTTTTAAACTTTGGGAAATTTATTCTGATGCCCCTTGCTTTTGCCGCCATCATTTCGATGTTACTGAACCCGGTTGTAGAACAATTTGAGGCATGGAAATTGGGGCGTGTGTTTAGCATCATACTTGTATTACTTTTAATCACAGTGGTCTTTTCAGGTATTTTGACTTTGGTAACCGTGCGGGCAGTCGAGTTTTCTGACAATCTCCCCGAAACTACTGAAAAACTCAAAAGTACACTGGCTGAAGGAGCTGTTGCTGTTGAAAGGTTTTCAGGAATTTCTCAGGAAAAACAAACCGAGTACGCAAAAAATGCTATTGAAAGTTTATTTGAAGCAGGTGGTGAGTTCATAAACTCTTTGGCACAGGCTACAACCGGCACAGTTACCTTTTTGGCGTTTATGCCCATTTTTATTTTTTTCATGCTCTACTACAAAGCGATGTACAAAACCTTTCTTCAGAAAGTATTTGAGAGGAGCCACAAATCTGATATTGATAAGATTTTACTAAGAGTTCAACATGTAACACAGAACTACCTTGTGGGACTATTCACTGTGCTCGGAATCATGGCCGTCTTAAATTCAATAGGACTGTTGATCGTAGGCCTAGATTTTGCTATTCCCTTCGCGATATTTGCATCAATGATGGCTATTATCCCGTTTGTGGGTGCAATAATAGGGGCACTTCCTGCTGTACTTTATTCATTCCTTTTCTACGATACACTTTTGTTGCCGCTACTGGTCACTGCGGTTTTTGCTGTAGTACAACTTCTTGAAAGCAGCTACCTCACTCCAAGAATCGTTGGTTCAAAAGTCTCCATCAATCCATTTATGGCCATTATCGTATTGCTTTTGGGCGCAAAGGTCTGGGGAATCGCAGGTATAATTCTCTCTATACCACTTATTGGAATCATGAGAGTCGGGTTTTCTCAAGTTGCCGAATTAAAACCCTATGGTTACCTCTTAGGAAGTATTGTTGACTATAACGAGTATGAAGAGAGTGATAAACAAGAACATGAAGAAGCAAACTCAGAGAAATAG
- a CDS encoding fatty acid desaturase: MVFQLAHVVEGTDHPLPDEDNMIDEHWMIHEMVTTNNFARDNKALCWFVGGLNFQIEHHLFPRVCSIHYPAISPIVEKTADEFNIPTIIMRPFLKRWPLITVPSKNLAILISLIQKQGVYMLSDLAELRGIIEATCVLRHRSELWQDLHFVTDSARFLGQQPESGRCFSWLLPQRILLWWMKIVVNSRTLTAPKSPIVWTHRYLF; encoded by the coding sequence ATGGTCTTTCAGCTTGCCCATGTGGTTGAGGGGACCGATCATCCTCTTCCAGACGAAGATAATATGATAGACGAGCACTGGATGATTCACGAAATGGTGACGACCAACAATTTTGCGCGTGATAATAAAGCGTTATGCTGGTTTGTTGGAGGACTCAATTTTCAGATTGAACACCATCTTTTCCCGAGAGTTTGCAGTATTCACTACCCGGCTATCAGCCCTATCGTTGAAAAAACAGCCGATGAGTTCAATATTCCTACAATCATCATGAGACCTTTTTTGAAGCGCTGGCCTCTCATTACCGTACCCTCAAAAAATTTGGCGATCCTGATTTCACTTATACAGAAACAAGGGGTGTACATGCTTAGCGACCTGGCAGAGTTGCGGGGCATTATTGAAGCAACTTGTGTTTTGAGGCATAGATCCGAACTCTGGCAGGACCTTCACTTCGTTACGGACTCTGCCAGGTTCTTAGGTCAGCAACCTGAGAGCGGCCGGTGCTTTTCCTGGCTCCTGCCACAACGCATACTACTGTGGTGGATGAAAATTGTGGTGAATAGCCGAACTCTGACAGCCCCGAAGTCTCCTATCGTGTGGACACATCGTTACTTGTTTTAA
- a CDS encoding alpha-amylase, which translates to METSNGVMMQYFHWYTPADGALWKQLAENAKALAEAGITAVWLPPSYKGAAGGYDVGYGVYDLFDLGEFDQKGSVRTKYGTREEYLEGIKAAQEAGLQVYADVVFNHRLGADEAEEFKATPYNPENRKEPIGELQEIKAWTHFNFPGRNNKYSELKWHWWHFNAADYNALEDETDAIYLFEGKVFDESVDVEKGNFDYLMGCNLDINNPDVQKELFYWGEWFMETTGVNGFRFDAVKHVRSNFFLDWLAHVRYHTGKDLFAVGEYWSGESDALDHFIKKTEGSMMLFDVKLHFNFARAGKEGEDFDLSTIFNNTLVEDHPNHAVTLVSNHDTQPLQSLESIVESWFKPLAYAMILLRKDGYPCVFAADYYGADYKDKGNDGNEHEVSMASHKWLIDQFLFVRKEYAHDEQNDYFDHPNCIGWTRMGNKGEHGEQHGMAVLLSNGGEGRKNMETGSPDTIYVDITKHIKGTVTTNEDGWASLGIKPL; encoded by the coding sequence ATGGAGACGTCTAACGGTGTAATGATGCAGTATTTCCACTGGTATACTCCTGCTGATGGAGCTTTGTGGAAACAATTGGCAGAAAATGCAAAAGCACTGGCTGAAGCCGGTATAACTGCTGTTTGGCTGCCGCCGTCCTATAAAGGTGCAGCGGGAGGATATGATGTAGGCTATGGAGTCTATGATCTCTTTGACCTGGGGGAATTCGATCAGAAAGGGTCCGTTCGAACGAAATACGGTACGCGCGAGGAGTACCTGGAAGGCATAAAGGCTGCACAAGAAGCAGGCCTCCAGGTATACGCCGATGTTGTGTTTAATCACAGGCTTGGCGCTGATGAAGCTGAAGAGTTTAAAGCCACTCCATACAATCCCGAAAACAGAAAGGAACCCATAGGAGAATTGCAGGAAATTAAGGCCTGGACACATTTCAATTTCCCGGGGCGAAATAATAAATACTCCGAACTTAAGTGGCACTGGTGGCATTTTAACGCAGCCGATTATAACGCCCTCGAAGATGAAACAGATGCCATCTACCTGTTTGAAGGGAAAGTATTTGATGAAAGTGTAGACGTGGAAAAGGGAAATTTTGATTACCTGATGGGTTGTAATCTCGATATCAATAATCCCGATGTGCAAAAAGAGCTGTTCTATTGGGGAGAATGGTTCATGGAAACTACAGGCGTTAATGGTTTCCGTTTTGATGCCGTAAAGCACGTAAGATCCAATTTTTTTCTTGATTGGCTGGCGCATGTTCGCTATCACACCGGTAAAGATCTGTTTGCTGTGGGCGAGTACTGGTCGGGTGAGAGCGATGCATTAGATCACTTTATCAAAAAAACAGAAGGGAGCATGATGCTTTTTGATGTGAAATTGCATTTTAATTTTGCACGTGCCGGCAAAGAAGGTGAAGATTTTGACCTGTCGACAATTTTCAATAATACCCTTGTTGAAGATCATCCAAATCATGCCGTTACTCTTGTCAGCAATCACGATACCCAGCCGCTGCAGTCCCTTGAATCCATAGTTGAATCCTGGTTCAAGCCGTTGGCTTATGCAATGATACTTTTACGAAAAGATGGATATCCCTGTGTTTTTGCAGCCGATTACTACGGGGCTGATTATAAAGATAAAGGCAATGATGGAAATGAACATGAGGTGTCGATGGCTTCTCATAAATGGTTAATTGACCAGTTCTTATTTGTCCGAAAAGAATATGCCCACGATGAGCAGAATGATTATTTTGATCATCCAAACTGTATCGGCTGGACACGAATGGGGAATAAAGGAGAACATGGAGAGCAGCATGGAATGGCCGTTTTGCTCAGCAATGGAGGTGAAGGTAGAAAGAATATGGAGACAGGCTCCCCTGATACAATCTACGTTGATATTACAAAGCATATAAAAGGCACGGTAACGACAAACGAGGATGGATGGGCTAGCCTCGGAATTAAACCACTTTAG
- a CDS encoding cupin domain-containing protein, translating to MEPLEFEKSKAMIVVEIIEYVPDSVLIKTIIKKSTGNINALSFDAGEKLEQKTSPFDTFIQIIDGKAEIIINDVSILLEIGNAIIIPAHARNSIKANDRFKMISTVIKSGYEDVS from the coding sequence ATGGAACCGTTGGAGTTTGAAAAATCAAAAGCGATGATTGTTGTTGAAATCATTGAATACGTTCCGGATTCGGTTCTTATTAAAACGATTATCAAGAAATCGACAGGGAATATAAACGCTTTATCTTTTGATGCGGGAGAAAAATTAGAGCAAAAAACATCACCGTTTGATACATTCATCCAAATTATTGACGGCAAGGCAGAAATTATTATCAACGATGTTTCAATATTGCTGGAAATTGGAAATGCAATAATCATACCGGCACATGCCCGGAATTCTATAAAAGCCAATGACAGGTTTAAAATGATATCAACCGTTATTAAAAGCGGTTATGAGGATGTGAGTTGA
- a CDS encoding alpha-amylase — protein MQEIKAWTHFNFPGRNNKYSELKWHWWHFNAADYNALEDETDAIYLFEGKVFDESVDAEKGNFDYLMGCNLDINNPDVQKELFYWGEWFMETTGVNGFRFDAVKHVRSNFFLDWLAHVRYHTGKDLFAVGEYWSGESDSLDHFIKKTEGSMMLFDVKLHFNFARAGKEGEDFDLSTIFNNTLVEDHPNHAVTLVSNHDTQPLQSLESIVESWFKPLAYAMILLRKDGYPCVFAADYYGADYKDKGNDGNEHEVSMASHQWLIDQFLFVRREYAHDEQNDYFDHPNCIGWTRMGNKGEHGEQRGMAVLLSNGEEGRKNMETGSPDTTYVDITNHIDGTVTTNESGWAEFCCPAGSVSVWVPE, from the coding sequence TTGCAGGAAATTAAGGCCTGGACACATTTCAATTTCCCGGGGCGAAATAATAAATACTCCGAACTTAAGTGGCACTGGTGGCATTTTAACGCAGCCGATTATAACGCACTCGAAGATGAAACAGATGCGATCTACCTGTTTGAAGGGAAAGTATTTGATGAAAGTGTAGACGCGGAAAAGGGAAATTTTGATTACCTGATGGGTTGTAATCTCGATATCAATAATCCCGATGTGCAAAAAGAGCTGTTCTATTGGGGAGAATGGTTCATGGAAACTACAGGCGTTAATGGTTTCCGTTTTGATGCCGTAAAGCACGTAAGATCCAATTTTTTTCTTGATTGGCTGGCGCATGTTCGCTATCACACCGGTAAAGATCTGTTTGCTGTGGGCGAGTACTGGTCGGGTGAGAGCGATTCATTAGATCACTTTATCAAAAAAACAGAAGGGAGCATGATGCTTTTTGATGTGAAATTGCATTTTAATTTTGCACGTGCCGGCAAAGAAGGTGAAGATTTTGACCTGTCGACAATTTTCAATAATACCCTTGTTGAAGATCATCCAAATCATGCCGTTACTCTTGTCAGCAATCACGATACCCAGCCGCTGCAGTCTCTTGAATCCATAGTTGAATCCTGGTTTAAGCCGTTGGCTTATGCAATGATACTTTTACGAAAAGATGGATATCCCTGTGTTTTTGCGGCCGATTACTACGGCGCTGATTATAAAGATAAAGGCAATGATGGAAATGAACATGAGGTGTCGATGGCTTCGCATCAATGGTTAATTGACCAGTTCTTATTTGTCCGAAGAGAATATGCCCACGATGAGCAGAATGATTATTTTGATCATCCAAACTGTATCGGCTGGACACGAATGGGGAATAAAGGAGAACATGGGGAGCAGCGTGGAATGGCCGTTTTGCTCAGCAATGGAGAAGAAGGTAGAAAGAATATGGAGACAGGCTCCCCTGATACAACCTACGTTGATATTACAAACCATATAGATGGAACGGTAACGACAAACGAGAGTGGATGGGCTGAATTTTGTTGCCCGGCTGGTTCCGTGTCGGTCTGGGTGCCGGAGTGA
- a CDS encoding AI-2E family transporter has translation MENRIFTPPQSYPFWLKATLILFGLCMLVVVLNFGKFILMPLAFAAIISMLLNPVVEQFEAWKLGRVFSIILVLLLITVVFSGILTLVTVRAVEFSDNLPETTEKLKSTLAEGAVAVERFSGISQEKQTEYAKNAIESLFEAGGEFINSLAQATTGTVTFLAFMPIFIFFMLYYKAMYKTFLQKVFERSHKSDIDKILLRVQHVTQNYLVGLFTVLGIMAVLNSIGLLIVGLDFAIPFAIFASMMAIIPFVGAIIGALPAVLYSFLFYDTLLLPLLVTAVFAVVQLLESSYLTPRIVGSKVSINPFMAIIVLLLGAKVWGIAGIILSIPLIGIMRVGFSQVAELKPYGYLLGSIVDYNEYEESDKQEHEEANSEK, from the coding sequence ATGGAAAACCGAATATTTACACCACCTCAGTCCTATCCATTCTGGTTGAAAGCAACTCTTATTCTGTTTGGACTCTGCATGTTGGTAGTTGTTTTAAACTTTGGGAAATTTATTCTGATGCCCCTTGCTTTTGCCGCCATCATTTCGATGTTACTGAACCCGGTTGTAGAACAATTTGAGGCATGGAAATTGGGGCGTGTGTTTAGCATCATACTTGTATTACTTTTAATCACAGTGGTCTTTTCAGGTATTTTGACTTTGGTAACCGTGCGGGCAGTCGAGTTTTCTGACAATCTCCCCGAAACTACTGAAAAACTCAAAAGTACACTGGCTGAAGGAGCTGTTGCTGTTGAAAGGTTTTCAGGAATTTCTCAGGAAAAACAAACCGAGTACGCAAAAAATGCTATTGAAAGTTTATTTGAAGCAGGTGGTGAGTTCATAAACTCTTTGGCACAGGCTACAACCGGCACAGTTACCTTTTTGGCGTTTATGCCCATTTTTATTTTTTTCATGCTCTACTACAAAGCGATGTACAAAACCTTTCTTCAGAAAGTATTTGAGAGGAGCCACAAATCTGATATTGATAAGATTTTACTAAGAGTTCAACATGTAACACAGAACTACCTTGTGGGACTATTCACTGTGCTCGGAATCATGGCCGTCTTAAATTCAATAGGACTGTTGATCGTAGGCCTAGATTTTGCTATTCCCTTCGCGATATTTGCATCAATGATGGCTATTATCCCGTTTGTGGGTGCAATAATAGGGGCACTTCCTGCTGTACTTTATTCATTCCTTTTCTACGATACACTTTTGTTGCCGCTACTGGTCACTGCGGTTTTTGCTGTAGTACAACTTCTTGAAAGCAGCTACCTCACTCCAAGAATCGTTGGTTCAAAAGTCTCCATCAATCCATTTATGGCCATTATCGTATTGCTTTTGGGCGCAAAGGTCTGGGGAATCGCAGGTATAATTCTCTCTATACCACTTATTGGAATCATGAGAGTCGGGTTTTCTCAAGTTGCCGAATTAAAACCCTATGGTTACCTCTTAGGAAGTATTGTTGACTATAACGAGTATGAAGAGAGTGATAAACAAGAACATGAAGAAGCAAACTCAGAGAAATAG